Genomic segment of Callithrix jacchus isolate 240 chromosome 9, calJac240_pri, whole genome shotgun sequence:
GGCTGGGCGGGTCTGCGCTGCCGCGGAGGCTAGAGGGTGGGGGGCAGGCCGAGGCGCGAGGAGGCGGGAAGGGACGGGTTCGCGGCTCCGGGAGGGGCCTCTCCTGGAATTTCCCCCCCGCCTCTCAGAACCTCTCTGAGCCAGGTCTGGCCACCCGTCTGGGCCCCTGCGTGCCTAACTTCCACCTGCGTGCTGCCGGCGAGGCAGCTGTCCCTGCTCTCCTACCCTAGGGCCCCCCTTTCCTGCCTCCTACCAGCTTGATCTGGGTTGCACCTGTGAACAAGAGATACCCCCAGTCCTGGGAGCTTCAAACACCCCCTTATTCCTTCCCCCATTTTCTCTCCCCCAGCATCTTGGCTGGACAAGCCCAGGCTGGTGTCCCAGTGTCTCAGTAGGGGTTGGGtgacacccccccacacacaccgtTTAAGGGTTAAACCTGCTCCCCTAATTGCTGGGGTTCCCAGGAGCCAAAGCTGGGAACAAAGACCCTGATGACTTTGAAGCTGGGGAGCCAGTCCCCTCCTCTGTGCTGTGGGGGCTCCAGGTGTTGCTCACCTGAGCAGGTGAAGAATGGCTGGAGGAGGGGAGAACAGGTCACTGCTGGCCTGGTCTCGGAGGCATGGTCTGGGAGGCATGGCTGCCTCTCCCCCTTCCCTGCTGGAGTTCACTCCCTGAGGTGTAAAGACCCATGGGCTCAGCCTTGAGATGGGGGCAGTGCTCTGGGGACTATGGGGTTAATATGCAGCTGCCATCTGCAGGGGAATTCCCAAGACTTGTGCAAACAGCTTCACCCCTGGAGGGTTGGAGTTGGGGGGATCAGGATGCTGGCCCAAGAGCTCTGGATCTTGGGGTAGGAGAGGCCTGTCCTCTTAGAGGGTGCTGTCTCTCATCTTCTCAGGGCTCCAGAGAGCCCCTGCCTAAAATGAAGTGAGGGTCCCCCTCCTTCCCCACAGGGCCTGGTGTAGGGGAAGTCTTGGACACCCAAATGGTGAGCACGTTTATTTAAGTCTGGGAAAGGCTTGGCATCCTGATCCTCTGTGACCCCCAAAACGTAACAAATAAGCCAACCTTTTAAGAGGGCCTTAGGGAAAATCACTCCCccacctctctcctcctctcaatGTTTTATAGGGTAATAGCAGGTTAGGATAAACATAAAAAGGGCAGTCTTGAAGGGCAAATATAAAACTACATCCTGGGAAGAATGAAGCTCAATGGCTCCAGTGCTTTGGGGGTGCTGGGTGGTGGAAGGTATGTTGGTTAAAAGACTGATTAAAATAACcctgaagtgaagaaaaaaaaaatacagaaccaCAAAGGCTCTGCTCCCACCTCACGCAAGCTCCCTGCAGGGTTGGGAGAATTTCTAAGGCTTTCAGATGTAGAACTCAGGTTGTACACATCTTCAAAGACCTCAGGGACTCCCTCTTAGTCATCTCCCAGCTCCAGGGGTCTCTCCCTCTGGGCTAGCGCTTTCATCTACACCTGAAAATCACAGACTTACAGAGTGACAATGGGCCTCAGAGATCATCTTGACCCATCATCTCCTACCTCCCTTTAGAGATTAAGAATCTGAGGCTCTGTGCTTTCTGTACCCTTCCTTGGCCCATGACTTTCCTCCAAATCACTCAGCTGGTAATGGCAGGGTCAGGATTCAGTTAGGAATTTCTGGAATTGGAGGGGAGCTGTTTATTTCATTCTGCCTCCCCACTCTTAGCTGCCTGTCAACCTTACCTCCACCATCACACCCTTCTCATCCCCAGGTTTCCGAGAAAGTGCTTTTTCCTTCTCCATGCTGGCTGCTGGCATCATGCATGCAGTAGCCAcagcctgcagcctgggcaagctGGTGAGCTGCGGCTGTGGCTTGAAGGGCAGTGGTGAGCAGGATCGGCTGAGGGCCAAACTGCTGCAGCTGCAGACACTGTCTCGAGGCAAGAGTTTCCCCCACTCTctgcccagccctggccctggctcAGGCCCCAGTCCTGGCCCCCAGGACACATGGGAATGGGGTGGCTGTAACCATGACATGGACTTTGGAGAGAAGTTCTCTCGGGATTTCTTGGATTCCAGGGAAGCTCCCCGGGACATCCAGGCACGAATGAGAATCCACAACAACAGGGTAGGGCGCCAGGTATGTGTATACGTCTTGTCCTGGGTCTCCCCAGCTTTTGAGGCCTGGTTAGCGTTTGAGAGGCACCGGGGAATAATAGGATAAGGTGTGATGAGTGACTGATATTCACCTCACCATCAAcagttacccagcctcaggtttGCATCTGTACAGAGCCTAATGATACTTATCTTACAATGTTATTAAGACTGAGCTGGCAGGCcaatgtggtggcttatgcctataatttcaggacttttggaggctaaggcaggaggattgcttgagaccagagttcaagaccagcctgagcaaagtagtgagaccccatctctacatttaaaaaaattatatagctgggcgtggtggctcatgcctgtaatcctagcactttgggaggccgaggtgggtggatcacctgaggtcaggagtttaagaccagcctggccatcatgatgaaaccccatctttaaaaaaaaaattatatatataaaaacagactgggctgggtgcagtggcttacacctgtaatcccaacactctgggaggctgagataggcaagtcacctgaggtcaagagttcgagaccagcctggccaacatggtaaaactccatctctactaaaagtacaaatattagctgggcgtggtggcaggcacctgtaatcccagctacttgggaggctgaggcagcagaatcgcttgaacctgggaggcggaggttgcagtgagctgagattgcaccactgtactccagcctgggcgacaagagagagattgtctgaaaaaaaaaaaaacaaaacagactgagATAGCAAATAGTACACCCAGCATAGTACATCATTTTTGGCTCACTACATAGTAGCTATTATTATAGCTGCCTTCCCTACAGAATTTAGGCGTGCTGTGGGCCAGACTCCCAATTTTGTAAGTGCTTACGATGGAAAGAGCACTGGATTGGGAGTCAGCATAACTGGAGTTGAGTCTTGGCTCTATTACCAGCTGTTGATGGAAGATGGACAAATCAAACCACTCTGTTTTCAATTCTGCACTCATAAAATGAGGGAGCTGGGCTGTTAACTAACTGCAATGtcctttcttttctgatattCCATGTTATTCTTGCCTCCATTtgtccctccctgtgttctctgttcccttccctctcctgtgCCTCTGTGCTCTGTCCATTTGCTGCCCTCCACTTCACCTCTTGTCCCCAATGCTCTAGGTGGTAACTGAAAACCTGAAGCGGAAATGCAAATGCCATGGCACTTCAGGCAGCTGCCAGTTCAAGACATGCTGGAGGGCGGCCCCAGAGTTCCGGGCAGTGGGGGCGGCGTTGAGGGAACGGCTGGGCCGGGCCATCTTCATCGATACCCACAACCGCAATTCTGGAGCCTTCCAACCCCGTCTGCGTCCCCGTCGCCTCTCAGGAGAGCTGGTCTACTTTGAGAAGTCTCCTGACTTCTGTGAGCGAGACCCCACTATGGGCTCCCCAGGGACAAGGGGCCGGGCCTGCAATAAGACCAGCCGCCTGTTGGATGGCTGTGGCAGCCTGTGCTGTGGCCGTGGGCACAACGTGCTCAGGCAGACACGAGTTGAGCGCTGCCATTGCCGCTTCCACTGGTGCTGCTATGTGCTGTGTGATGAGTGCAAGGTCACAGAGTGGGTCAATGTGTGTAAGTGAGGGTCAGCCTCAccttgggggcaggggaggggactgTGTGAGAGGGGTGCCTTTTCAGCCCTTTGCTCTGATTTCCTTTCAAGGCCAATCTTGGTCCCTGGAAGCTCAAAGTGTCTACCTGGAAACAGCTTTAGGGGTGGTGGGAGTCAGGTGTACTATGGGATATGAAGCCTTCTCTCCAACAATTGGAGGGTCTTGGGGGAAAGCTGCCACTCCTCTTCTGCTCCTTAGATacctgaatggactaagatgaAATGCACTGTATTGCTCCTCCCACTTCTCAGCTCCGGAGCTCCTTTAACCCTGATTCATACTCCTTTTGGCTAGGGAGTCCCTATAGTTTCACCACTCCTCTCCCTTGAGGGATAACCGCAGGCAGTGTTTGGAGCCATAAGATCTGTATCTAGAAAGAATCACCCACTTCTGTGTACTATCCCCAAACTCctctactgcagcctgggctcccTCTTGTGGGAAAATGGGAGACAGTGGTAGGGAGGTTTTTTCCTGGGAAAGGGACAGAGTGCTGAGGGGCACTCTCCCCTCAATCCTCATAGAGTTGTCTGTCCAGACCCTTAGGGAAGTTGTCTCCTTCCATTCAGCAGTTCAAGAGGACCCTCCAAAAGAAGGGTTTCCCCATGACTCTTGGagcctctttttccttcttcagcaGGAAGGGTGGGAATGGATAATTTATTGTACTGAGACTTGTTCTTGGTTTCTGTTTGAAACGAAAATAAATTAAGTTACTGGATGCAGATGGTGATGTATGTACCCACACTTGGGATCCCAGTCCATAGCTTCCTTTCTAGGTGAATTCTCCTGCCCTCCTACACTTAATGACTTTATGTATATCCTGCTGAGTTCCACAAAGGATTTGAAATGAATCTCAGTGACTTAATTGGCACCTTTTCCTTGATAAAACCAGGAAGGGCTCCTAGGTGGGAAAGGATAGAGTTCCAGATGTAGGCCCTATTGATGACTCTCTATGTGCCTCAACTCCAGATTTCACCTTGATCACTGCCTTAAAACAAGggctggcaattttttttttttttttgcaaagggcTAGTAGTAAATATATTACACTTGTGGTCTTTGTCCaaactattcaactctgccacAATTAGTCAACTCTGCTGTTCCAGATCAACAGTGGCCATAGACCAcacataaatgaatgagcatggctgtgtccGATAAAACTTCGTTCACAGAAATGGGCTGCAGGACCAAATTTGGTCCTCTAGCTGCAGTTTGTTCACCCTTGTTCTAGACCACAAGGTTGCCTTTGTTCTGAAGTCTTTCAGTCCTAAATGTATCTCAACATTGAACTCGGACCCCAAAAAACAGGCACTTTTTTCTCTGGTTCCAAAGGAGTGAACTTGGGATGTAGATGCAAGACTGATGGGAAATGTATAAAAGAGGTGCCCCTTGAAATGGGAGTTTTTCCCTCTGGAAACCAGCAACACCAGCATGTTTTCTAATGGAATTAATTGCATAggttttttgttcttatttatttatttattgagacagggtctcactttgccacccaggctggagtgcaatggtgtgatcttgtctcactggaacctcctcctcctgggttcaagcgatccttgtgccttagtctcccaagtagctaggattacaggtatgcactaccacacctggctaatttttatatttttagtaaagatgagttttcgccatgttggttggccagggtggtcttatcgaactccttgcctcaagtgagcCGCCCACCTCAgatttcaaagtgctaggattacaggtgtgagccaccacacctggccatttcttatttttgtgagacaggatctcattctgttgcctaggttggagtgcagtggtgtgatcttggctcactgaaacctccacttcttgggctcaaacaatccttctacctcagcctcccgagtaagctgggactacagacaagacacatgcctccatgcctggctaatattttttttgtgtgtgtatttttttggtagagataggtttcactatgttgcctagacttgtcttgaactcctgacctcaagcaatctgcccatctcagcccaTGTCCTTCTTCATTTAGAGTTTTTATATTTcatcttaataaaataattcctTTAAGAGATAACCTCAACTAAACAGAAcagaatttgtttttatgtatgtatgtatttatttatttttgagatagagtttcacttttgtttaccaggctggagtgcaatggcatgatctcagctcactacatcctccacctccttggttcaagcgattctcctgcctcagcctcccaagtagctgggattacaggtgcctgccaccacgcctggctaatttttttatatttttagtagagatgggtttcaccatattggccaagctggtctggaactcttgacctcaggtgattcactcgcttcggcctcccaaagtgctagagtgcagtggtgtgatttcggctcactgcaatctctgtctcctgggttcaagtgattttcctgcctcagcatcccaagtagctgggactacaggtgagtgccatttttagtagagatggggtttcaccatgtcagccaggctggtctcaaactcctgacctcaggtcatccacccttgtcagcctcccaaagtgctagcattacaggcatgagccaccacagctggccctAACCCAACATCTGAAAATAAACTGTTAGCTTTCTAAGATTCAGTACAGAAAGGAATATACATCACATATTTAAAACTTCACAAATGACTGCACACTTATGTGGCTGCTAGTTGCTGACTGTAACAGGTTATGTCTTTGGCCAGAGAATGTAGAAATAGTTCTTTCCATGTCTCTAGGCAATAGATACTTCTGATATTCAAATTACCCTCAAAATCAGATGAAATGAGAGTAGCACCAAGGTAGCAAGGACATTTTGAGGAGCATTAGGTTAGGGcagtactttttaatttttttagacagagtcttgctctgttgccaggctggagtgcagtggcacgatctccactcactccaacctccacctcctgggttcaagcacttccctgccttagccttccgagtagctgggactacaggcacatgccaccatgcctggttaattttttgtatttagtagagacaggatttcaccatgttggccaggatggtctcgatctcctgaccttgtgatctgcccaccttggcctcccaaagtactttttttttttagacagggtcttaggatctctgtcacccaggctggagtgcagctgtgtgatctctgcttcctgggctcaatcgagcTTCCtgtctcagtgtcctgagtagctggggctacaggtatgtaccaccaggcctggtgaatttttgtatttttagtagagatggggttttgctatgtcgtgcaggctggtcttgaactcctggactcaagctatccaccttcctctgcctcccaaagtgctgggattacaggtgtagccactgtgcctggccataggatagttttgtttgtttttgtttttgtcttatttttaagagatagagtcttgctatgttgcccaggctggtctcaaactctcagactcaagcaatccccttgcCTTGGTTTCCCACCCAAAGTGTTCagcttacaggtatgagccactgtgtttagccagtacttttttttttttttttttaatttagagtcagtgtcttgctgtcactcaggctggagtgcagtggcaagatcactgcagccctgaactctttgactcaagtaatcttccagcctcagcctctcagagtgttggCATTTACAGGTTTTAGTCACCACACTGGGCTCTAGGGCAGAACTTTATGGCCAAATTTTATGTCCCAGATTTCCACTTGAGCATGGAGAATCTGGGTTTGGAAATTTGATGGAGACAGGAGAAATCCTATCCTGACTTTAGGCACTTAGTGAACCTAGTGTGTGTGTAGAAGGAAGAGGGGATGTACTTAGAATGGGAAAGAATataagagaataataataaagaatatctaAAATCACAATTTCTCACACTCAGGTAGAGAAAGGAGAATCTCTAACAGAGTCATAGCGTGAATATTTCAgctttttcctgtttccttcctcTGCACTTTGGgtccctctttcctttttatcattcCCTCTTCTTTCATCAGACACACTCTGTGTCAAACTTAAGCCCCAAACCACAACCTTGACAAATTCCAAATGGATTTTGTCAGCAAGGCCAACACACCCCTTTGCCACTCCCTACTCCTGCTCCTAGCACATGTGCTGGGCTCAGGCCCAGGCCTGGGGTCAGTGACAGTGTGGAAGTATGCAACCCACAGAGCTGGTGGCTACAATTTCAGCTTTTACTAGGCTCCGCTGGAAgccagagggagggagaaaggctgATTAACTGTAAGTCGGGCCTCTTGTCCTTCTTCAGCTCCAGATGAGCTCTACTCCTGCTGGCCTTTACCAAGTGGCTGGGAAGTTAGGGAGTGGCAGTGGCCAGCTAATTGCCAGTTGGGCAGCACTCCTTCCATCTTTGCTCCTGTTTGCTCCATGGGCAGCCCACTCTGATACTGCAACTGACACTTTCTTCTTCAGACTCCAGACAGGTGAAGAACAGATGAGCTGGGAGATTCTCTAGTCCTATTAATCAGTCCTGACTAACATATCATGGTACTTGCTGCTTACCACATTAGGCTGTCACCATTTCCATCCTTCTGTTGCACCTGGGATACAACCTTGAGAGGATCTGAAACATTGGGCAGGAATATCAACAGGTTCCACCTCCTTGTCTGAGAGCCACAAGGCATGTCTGTGTGGTAAGAGCACTAGAGAGTTTTTATAAAGTGTAGTTTTGGTAGATACTGTGGTAGCATGACCTGGTGGAGTGTTACTAGAAATCtctagagaaagaaatgaaagggtAATCAGGTGGAAATATCACAAAGCCTACATTAGGAATCTGTAATAATACTGGAGGAAGATCCTTTTGTAGTTCTTAAACATAATGACTGGGTGTTCATGCACATGTGAGTGTGCCACCCTCAAACCTTTGTTACATTGGCACACCATCCATTTGacatgaacaacaacaacaaaaatactagAGATGTCTTTTGCCCTTAAAAACACAGAGCTgggttaggcacagtggctcatgcctttaatcccaacactttgggattaaagtgggaggactgcctagataggaggactgcttgagctcatgagtttggcctgggcaacatggcataaccctgtctctacgaatagcataaaaattagctaggtggctggcgtggtggctcatgcctgtaatcccagctactcaggaggctgaggcaggagaatcacttgaacctgggaggtggaggttgcagtgagctgagattgcaccattgcactctagcctgggcaagagtgaaactctttctcaaaaaaaaaaaaaaaaaattagctgggcatggtggcatgcacctgtagtcccaactactggggaggctgaggtggtaaggatcacttgagcccaggacgttgaggctgcagagagctgattgctccactgtactacagcctcaGCAACACAAAAAGACccagtttcaaaaacaaacagaaaaaaacccaaaagcaaaaccaaacaaacaaaaaaacaatttaaaaaaaaaaaaaaaaacctgacagaGCTGCCCAGCACAGCAACACatgtctatagtctcagctattcaggaagctaaaGCAGGAGCATCATTTGAGCCCTGGAATTCAAGACTATAGTGTGCTATGATCGctcctatgaatagccactgcactccagcctgggcaacacagtgagatcctgtctcttaaaaaaaaaaagagagattagcAGGGCAGAGGCCCTTAACAGCAATGCCCAGGACAGATATAATTTCTTGTTATAAATAGTTTCCTTGTTATCTGTCTCATCCCTTACCATCTTAAATTAAGGTCCCCTTGGTTTGACATTCTAGGGTCATGTTATTCATCAGGTTAACGTAAGAGAGAAAGCAGACTGGGTTTAGGGACTGCTAAGTGCATAAACCAGGAATTGATGACAAGGAGTTAGATATACGTGGCAATCTACgagctttttttaaattttgagatggagtttcgcacttgtcacccaggctggagtgcagtgatgcgatcttggctcattgcaacctctgcctcccaggtccaggcaattctcctgcttcaccctcctaggtagctgggattacaagcccacCACACCcggaaaattttgtatttttagtatagatggggtttctccatgttggtcaggttggtctccaactcccgacttcaggtgatccaccagattctgcctcccaaagtgctgggattacaggcttgagccaccatgccaggcccagcccagcttttttttttttttttttaagaggtcttgctatgtcacccaagcttgagtgcagtggaaagatctaggctcactgcaacctccgcctcctgagtagctgtgattacaggggtgcgccaccatgcccagttaatttttgtattttttggtagagatggggtttcaccatattggccagcattgtctcaaactcccgactttaagtgatccacccacttcagcctcccaaagtgctgggattacaagtgtgaaccacagGGCCGGGCCCCAGCTTAGTTCTtggaagcaagaaaacaaaaccaaccaaggCAATAAATTTAAAGAGCAACAATTTTGGCTCAAGCCTTAGGGAAGAGCCATGTGTTCGTTCCCTTACACTGCTGTAAATGAGGGAAGAGGGCACTTAAAGAACCTTCTGTTTCTTAGCATTCCTAGTGCCCTTCTATCACAGCTATGATAGTTTCAAGGCAGCTCTGCATATCTAGACCAGGTGCAAAACCGAGTGTGAGGGAAATAGGGGTGGGCGGAAAGCAAGAAATATGGGTGCAAAGTCCTTCGTTTTTCTTTGGGATACTAAAATCTCTATTCAGCTAGGCacacttcctctccctctttcaaGTTCCAACTTCCTAACTGGCCGGGAGTCCAGCTGTTTTCCTTTAGCCTCTTAAGTTCATCACCAACCTTCCTCTTCCTTATGGGAAAGGATCTCTCCATTCAGACCCCGGAGTAATGTAGTCTCAGGAATCGTGACCAACAACGGTGCAGTGAGGGCTCTCAAGGTACTGCAGCTAGCCCAGATTAAGAAAGATGAAGTCTGGCTGGATAAGGCAGGCCACAGCAACGACCCATATCCCGAAGCTGGCTTTGCCCAAGTAGCTCCTGGGCCCCTCAGCCCAGCCCCAGTCTCCAACGCAGCCAACTTGTGACCTCAGTCCGTAAATTCCAGGCACAACCCTGGAGCTTGGGATTCTCACCTCCGTCCTCCCTGTCTCATCCCCATTCCCGGCTCCCGCCTCCGCCGCCCACAGCCTCCAGCCCCAACACCGGCCCCCGCCCAGACTCCAGCTCCAGTGCTCGGCTGCCTGCGCCGCAGCCGCTGCCATGGTGATGGGTATCGCGAGAACTGCCGCTCGCTACCGCGCAGCTCTCGCGCGATCGGGGAGGTGGGAAGTATCccgggctgggggtgggggtacgCCGCACAGCTCCAGTTGCTGTCGCGGCTTCCGGTGCTaggtggagggaaggaaggagggagccgGGGAACGGGCCAGGGCAGCAGCCGGGCTGAAGTCGGCTTGGGGAGCCGGAGGGAGCGGAACGGAACCTCCGGGGCGGAGGCGGTGGCCGCAGCGGTGCAGCTGATAGGAACAGGTGaggggctgggaagggaaggCGGGTCCAGGTAGAGAAGAGGCTTGGACCGGGTGAGGGCTGAGGAGATAGAGCGCCTCCCGGGCCCCGCCCGGCACTGCCTGACGTGGGGCGGTGGGATCCTTTACACCCGAGAGCTCGGAGAGGGCGTCAGGACAGCTTCGCGCCTGCCCCAGCATTTGAAGGACAcggagctggggtgggggtgggggtgggggtggggggcgcaCACGGATTTGTCCTCCGCCTCGCACAAGGGGGCGACCTGGGCTGCAGTTAGGTTCTTGCCTGCAGGAGGTGGGCTGTTGAGGGGGAGGAAAACCGTCCGGGGAGAGGTGATGCGGGGGCGGTGATGGCTGTTTGTATCTTTTCCGTTAAAGGGCTAGGGAATGCTGCTTTCTTGtactccctcttcctcccccaccTTAGCAATAGGAGATCGAAGAGAAGCCTTGCTGTGGTTACACCCCCTCCCCCATCATAGGGTAAGGGTGCGTAGGGGGTCTGGGGGGATAGCCAACGGGGCAGGCTACTGGGGCACCACAGGGACGCTATTCTGGTAGAGGTTGCGCTTTCGAGTCTAGGGAACCGCAGGTTGGGAAGAGGGCAGCAGGTGGGGAAAGGgtggagaggaggcaggagaaagggGGAAGGGGTTCTGATCTTCCTGGGAGAAGAGAGGTGGGGCTTTCCTCCCCCAGGCGGAGCGGGGGCGGTCTCACAGGAGGAGGGAGCATCTTGTCACTGGCCCTGAGTTTGTGTCTTCCAATCCGCTTTCTTTCTTTAGGAAGTACCAGGATTCCCGGAACAGAAAATGGAGCCATTGCTTACGCGAATCGtttgaggggaggaggggga
This window contains:
- the WNT10B gene encoding protein Wnt-10b; this encodes MLEEPRPRPPPSGFAGLLFLALCSRALSNEILGLKLPGEPPLTPNTVCLTLSGLSKRQLGLCLRNPDVTASALQGLHIAVHECQHQLRDQRWNCSALEGGGRLPHHSAILKRGFRESAFSFSMLAAGIMHAVATACSLGKLVSCGCGLKGSGEQDRLRAKLLQLQTLSRGKSFPHSLPSPGPGSGPSPGPQDTWEWGGCNHDMDFGEKFSRDFLDSREAPRDIQARMRIHNNRVGRQVVTENLKRKCKCHGTSGSCQFKTCWRAAPEFRAVGAALRERLGRAIFIDTHNRNSGAFQPRLRPRRLSGELVYFEKSPDFCERDPTMGSPGTRGRACNKTSRLLDGCGSLCCGRGHNVLRQTRVERCHCRFHWCCYVLCDECKVTEWVNVCK